The Aedes albopictus strain Foshan chromosome 2, AalbF5, whole genome shotgun sequence region TCCCAATCAATAAATAAAGAAAATATTTTCTAGTGGCAATTGTTGCAATTCGGATGGCATTTCATACCGTTTACCTTGCATCGACAGCCGCCGCTGGTGTCCCCTACACCAAGTGGGCCCCACCGTGGACCTCGAGTTGCCCAGCAAACACCGGTTTTGCACACACTGCACACGATGTAGTCGCAGCCCTGGATCTTGATCAGGACCATCTTACAGCTGGGACAGAGCATGGCCTGGCCGGCGTCCATCATGTTCTGCACCGCCCGTTCCGAACGGCGGTTCTCGTAGTTACCCGTCAGCCGATCTTGGTAGTCCTCGCAGGTCATGCCGTCGTGTAAggcctgtgaaaaaaaatcaggaatgaaAGCTAATTTGTTAACCTGTCtgtagacagacagacagacagacagacagacagacagacagacagacagacagacagacagacagacagacagacagacagacagacagacagacagacagacagacagacagacagacagacagacagacagacagacagacagacagacagacagacagacagacagacagacagacagacagacagacagacagacagacagacagacagacagacagacagacagacagacagacagacagacagacagacagacagacagacagacagacagacagacagacagacagacagacagacagacagacagacagacagacagacagacagacagacagacagacagacagacagacagacagacagacagacagacagacagacagacagacagacagacagacagacagacagacagacagacagacagacagacagacagacagacagacagacagacagacagacagacagacagacagacagacagacagacagacagacagacagacagacagacagacagacagacagacagacagacagacagacagacagacagacagacagacagacagacagacagacagacagacagacagacagacagacagacagacagacagacagacagacagacagacagacagacagacagacagacagacagacagacagacagacagacagacagacagacagacagacagacagacagacagacagacagacagacagacagacagacagacagacagacagacagacagacagacagacagacagacagacagacagacagacagacagacagacagacagacagacagacagacagacagacagacagacagacagacagacagacagacagacagacagacagacagacagacagacagacagacagacagacagacagacagacagacagacagacagacagacagacagacagacagacagacagacagacagacagacagacagacagacagacagacagacagacagacagacagacagacagacagacagacagacagacagacagacagacagacagacagacagacagacagacagacagacagacagacagacagacagacagacagacagacagacagacagacagacagacagacagacagacagacagacagacagacagacagacagacagacagacagacagacagacagacagacagacagacagacagacagacagacagacagacagacagacagacagacagacagacagacagacagacagacagacagacagacagacagacagacagacagacagacagacagacagacagacagacagacagacagacagacagacagacagacagacagacagacagacagacagacagacagacagacagacagacagacagacagacagacagacagacagacagacagacagacagacagacagacagacagacagacagacagacagacagacagacagacagacagacagacagacagacagacagacagacagacagacagacagacagacagacagacagacagacagacagacagacagacagacagacagacagacagacagacagacagacagacagacagacagacagacagacagacagacagacagacagacagacagacagacagacagacagacagacagacagacagacagacagacagacagacagacagacagacagacagacagacagacagacagacagacagacagacagacagacagacagacagacagacagacagacagacagacagacagacagacagacagacagacagacagacagacagacagacagacagacagacagacagacagacagacagacagacagacagacagacagacagacagacagacagacagacagacagacagacagacagacagacagacagacagacagacagacagacagacagacagacagacagacagacagacagacagacagacagacagacagacactgGAGGCCTCAATAGTTTGAACGACTCAGGTTTTAACCCGTAATTCAGGGGGATCCAACAATACCAGAGTTACTCACTTGAATACAATGAGGGCAGGTGACCCTGGAAAataagtgagaaaaaagaaaaggctgcgcacgaACATACCTTGCATTTCAAGCAGTTGCTCGCCTGACAGATGGGACACTCGAACCAGTTGACCTCGGCCTCCACCAGGCACCACCCGGCACAATCCGGCGTCTTACAGTGGAACGCAGCCTTCCCGGCCAAACTCTCCGCCTTCTTCAGCGATCGCTCCAAATAGGCACCGTAATCTTTGGCGCTGAGTAGCGTCCTAATCTCCCGATCCTGGATCACACTCTCACAGGAACTGTCATTGTCCTTGTAGGGACACTTTACGACCACATCGTCCGCGTGCTTGATCGAACTCCCTAAACACTCGCGGCAGAAGCAATGGAAACAATCCCGCAGGATGACCCCTTCGTACGGTTCGTACGGAACGAAACAAATCGGACATTCGAACGCTTCCGGATTCGGAACAACGCTGGCATCGCTCAGCGTCACCAGCAGTTCCAGGTCGGCCCTGGAAGTAACGGTGGCCTTCTTTGGCTTCTCCTCCGCAGGGAGCACATCACTGATCGCTTCGAACTGTCGCTCCATCAGGGCACGATATTCATCCGGATCCAGCAGTGCTTCCAGCTCGCGGTCCTCCACATTTCCTACACACTCGTACCGTCCCTTGGGAAACGGACATCGAACGGTGTCGCCCTTCAGAAGCGATTGTTTTAGACATTCCGCGCAGAAGGTATGCAAGCAGTTGACCAGGACCACACCCAATCCGGCGGAAGTGATACCATCGCAAAGATGGCACAAACTGGACTCAACGTTGCGCACCAAATCCTGCTTATCCAACGCCAACAGCTGCTGGTATTGCGAGGTCTTTGATGGCTTCGGCGCAGCCACGGCAGTATAGGAACAGCCTGGGACCGCCAGGTCTTCCGAGTGTGGTGCCGCAGATTTCTGCTTCTTCTGGAAGTTGTAAATGAtaatgcaaaaccatacattcagAAGTCGGATGCTTACCATTTCGACGACAGGTTCGTATGCCATTGCGGAGGGGTTTAGCCTTTGGCTTCTTCTTTTCATGTTCAGGTTTCTACACTAAATTCTCACAAATTTGGCCACATTACCGAGACATAAAACGACAAACGACTTTTCGAGGCTTTCGCGTTCCCTTTGACGGACGGCCTCtgcatgctgtaaaattttgaactttttttcacTGCGTGTCAAAATCTTACAGCATGCGgagcacgctaacctgaaactacccttcGGCTAGGTCGATTCTATaccatgagcctctgcacgaatttgtcctgtcctgctcactcccacagaacatttgaaaacagcgcgcacagtaaaagtcaaatttgacttttactgtgcgcgctgttttcaaattttctgtgggagtgagcagtacgccagattcgtgcagaggctcatatggGTTGTCAATATATTTACTGaattctcgcgttacatttgaaaagggcctatccccagaacgtaaacattgagaaaaatcgatgcaaacattttccatcacatttctTATTCGTATTTCACCGTTTTCGGATTTTTCAACatgcactgaacggcggcttgcggtgaaaattactattctgagggtcaatttaaatacacaacgccactaaatttgtgcagactgattttcatttcaattcaacagaattatgttttcaattttaccatggactcggttttctattaaaaaaagtttcggttggcaaccggattcgaaccaagaaccttgacatcaccaggcacgcacgctaccactcggctatcgaactggTTGATGtgggaagaaacaaaacgcacacaagatgctttggtgggtcgatgatcatgttttgccatggtaaatttaaaaacattgttatgcttggggaagattcaaaaattacgtccatcgtttttcgggatttctagaccccccctcccccctctgtcacgcaatttccctatacccaatacacgtactgtcacacttttctagacccccccccctcccccaaatgttggacgtaatttttgaacgttcccttgtcattactgcaagccgcctttcagtgtgctTTTCGTTTTAATGGCACAAGAATAGACGTATCTATGCTTCAATAATCAAGTTTGctataaaaattatcaaaaaagtatgaaaaattatgGATAAATatgttaagctaatttgaaaattttcacccGGTGTAagccttattgtgagtctttctaaaattttcttagcgtggattggtcccccgagtgagtccgttgttgacatcgtatcAAGGCTTGGCCGTTTTTGAGAGAGAGAGTTCTCTCTCTCGGCGCTCGGGCCGAGAGCACCtcggaaaattttcggttgtcggccctttaaacgagaggaccaacaaatgaaaacaaaattttaccgttactggcccatttggaacacgggcttatgaatgattgggaaaaaaagcaatgatcggccgttttgaaggtggggtttattctgataagataaacggttaggcgggtgatgtttgcacagta contains the following coding sequences:
- the LOC109408022 gene encoding ranBP-type and C3HC4-type zinc finger-containing protein 1, coding for MKRRSQRLNPSAMAYEPVVEMKKQKSAAPHSEDLAVPGCSYTAVAAPKPSKTSQYQQLLALDKQDLVRNVESSLCHLCDGITSAGLGVVLVNCLHTFCAECLKQSLLKGDTVRCPFPKGRYECVGNVEDRELEALLDPDEYRALMERQFEAISDVLPAEEKPKKATVTSRADLELLVTLSDASVVPNPEAFECPICFVPYEPYEGVILRDCFHCFCRECLGSSIKHADDVVVKCPYKDNDSSCESVIQDREIRTLLSAKDYGAYLERSLKKAESLAGKAAFHCKTPDCAGWCLVEAEVNWFECPICQASNCLKCKALHDGMTCEDYQDRLTGNYENRRSERAVQNMMDAGQAMLCPSCKMVLIKIQGCDYIVCSVCKTGVCWATRGPRWGPLGVGDTSGGCRCKVNGMKCHPNCNNCH